The Halichoerus grypus chromosome 14, mHalGry1.hap1.1, whole genome shotgun sequence genome contains a region encoding:
- the LOC118547780 gene encoding olfactory receptor 13C8 produces MERTNDSTLTEFVLVGLSAHPKLQTVFFVLVLWMYQMILLGNGVLISVIIFDSHLHTPMYFFLCNLSFLDICYTSSSVPLILDNFLTVRKRVSFSGCMVQMFLSFAMGATECVLLGMMALDRYIAICYPLRYPVIMSKNTYVPMAAGSWVIGLFDSVVQTSLAMQLPFCANNVINHFVCEILAILKLACADISINVISMAGSNLIVLVIPLLVIFISYIFIVTTILRIPSTEGKCKAFSTCSAHLTVVIIFYGTIFFMYAKPKSKSSVGADNQDIIEALISLFYGVMTPMLNPLIYSLRNKDVKAAVKNMLGRRNSDGI; encoded by the coding sequence ATGGAAAGGACCAATGATTCCACGTTGACAGAATTTGTCCTTGTTGGGCTTTCTGCCCACCCAAAGCTCCAGACAGTTTTCTTTGTGCTAGTTTTGTGGATGTACCAGATGATCCTTCTGGGAAACGGAGTCCTTATCTCAGTAATCATCTTTGATTCTCACTTGCACACCCCCAtgtatttcttcctctgtaatctTTCCTTCCTGGACATTTGTTACACAAGCTCCTCTGTCCCACTAATTCTTGACAACTTTCTGACAGTAAGGAAAAGGGTTTCCTTCTCTGGGTGCATGGTTCAAATGTTTCTCTCCTTTGCCATGGGGGCCACAGAGTGTGTGCTTCTAGGCATGATGGCACTTGATCGCTATATAGCCATCTGCTACCCACTGAGATATCCTGTCATCATGAGCAAAAATACCTACGTGCCCATGGCAGCTGGGTCCTGGGTCATTGGGCTTTTTGACTCAGTGGTGCAGACATCTCTTGCAATGCAGTTACCATTCTGTGCTAATAATGTCATTAACCATTTTGTCTGTGAAATTCTGGCTATCCTAAAACTAGCCTGTGCTGATATTTCAATCAATGTGATCAGCATGGCAGGGTCAAATCTGATTGTTCTGGTTATCCCACTGCTAGTAATTTTTAtctcttacatttttattgtcACCACTATTCTGAGGATCCCTTCCACTGAAGGAAAATGTAAGGCCTTCTCCACTTGCTCAGCCCACCTAACAGTAGTGATTATATTCTATGGAACCATCTTCTTCATGTATGCAAAGCCCAAATCTAAAAGCTCTGTTGGTGCCGATAATCAAGACATCATTGAAGCCCTCATCTCTCTCTTCTATGGAGTAATGACTCCCATGCTCAATCCTCTCATCTATAGTCTGAGGAACAAGGATGTAAAGGCTGCTGTGAAGAACATGCTGGGTAGAAGAAACTCTGATGGAATCTGA